The sequence GCACGATGGCGGATACGCCGGAGGTCGCCGCGACCACCACTGCCCTGTCGGTTTCCATCGCCCGCATCCGGCTCATCGCCAGCTGCTGGTAGGTCATGTCGGAAAAACCGAACGTGGCGTTGTTCGTCGGCGAGGTAAGGATCTGCGCGCCATTCGCCACCGAGGTGCGGAACGCGTCGTCGAACGAGACCTCGTAGCAGGTGGCCACGCCTACCGGGATGCCAGCCATGTGCACCACGCCCGGGCCATTGCCGGGCTGGAAATCGCCGGCCAGGTCGACGAAGTCGCTGAAATGGGCAAAGAAGTCGCGCCACGGCATTGTCTCGCCGAAGGGCTGCAAGTACTTCTTGTGGTGGTACTCGCCCGGCTGCCCGTCTGCGTCGAATACCTGCATGGTGTTGCGGTCGCCAACGTGATCGCGGGTCAGGGTGCCCACGAGGACTGGGGCGGCGACCCGGCGGGCGGCCTTCTGGATCATCGCCATCGCGGAATCGTCGGCGAACGGGTTGACGTCCGAGGAGTTTTCCGGCCAGAAAACCAGATCAAGGTCGGGCTCAGCCTCGGCGAGTTCTTCCGTCACCCGCGCGTGGTTCGCCAGCACCGCGCGGCGCTGGGCATTGAAATCTAGCCCCATACGCGGGACGTTGCCCTGCACGGCGGCCGCGCGCACCTCACCGACGTGATGGGACGACGAACCGTCCGGCCCGCTTGCTGTCGCGGTCATCGTCGCGACCATGGCAGCAGCCAGCGGCACAATCGCACCGGCGGCGGCTGTCGCCCGAAACCGCGGGAGCGCCTGCCCGCGGGCCTTTTCTGCCCGCGGTACTCCCACCAGGGTGCCGATGAGTGCTGCGATGCTTGTGCCCACCAGAACCGTGGCTGCGGTCACCACCACCGCCCCGCCCCACGGCATCAGGTGCGCCAACGGTCCTTCCACCTGGCTCCACGCCAGGCGCACCCACGAAAACCCGCCGAACGGCACCGACGAGCGCAGCACCTCGACCGCCGCGTACCACAGCGGGAAGGCGACAAAGCCGTAGCGCCAGCGAGCAAGGGCTGCCCCGCCCGCGCCCAGCAAGAGCGCGTAGAGCGCGAGGAACACCGCGAGCGCGATGTACGGAAACGCGCCGACCATTTCCCCGATCCACGGCAGCAGGAGCAGGTAGAGGCAGAGCGCGTGCACGAACGCGACCCACGCCGCCTTCCCCAACGTGAGGCGCTTACCGCGCGGCCAGGGGCTTAGCGCCGCATACAATAGGCCCATTCCGGCGATGGCCGCCGGCCACCACCCGAACGGTGCGTAGGCGGTGTAGGTCAGTGCGCCGGCGAGCGCCGCGAGTACGCAGCGCGCTAGCAACCAGCCGCGCGCCACTAGTGCGTATCCCCGCTGGGGCGTCCACTACCGCCGCGGCCGCGGCCATTGTCGCTATCGGGGCGGAAGTCATCCGGATCCGCCGATTCCGACCAGCGCCGGATCTCGTCTTCGTCGATCACCAAGTCCTCATCGCGGGCCCGCCTGCGAGCTGAGCCGCGGGAGGAGTCGCGCGCCCCAGGCTGCGACGGGCGAGCGGACGTGAACTGCCCGAACGAGGTGTGGTTTTGTGCCATCGGAGTTGCCTCGTAGACGCGCATGCCCATCCGTTCGATGGCGCGGAACATGCGCGCGGCCAGCACCGTGCGGATAAGCGACCGCGTCGGCGGCAGGATGAGCAGAAGTCCCACGATGGTGGTGACGAACCCGGGGATGGACAGCAGAACACCGCCGACCATGGTCAGCCCCACGTTGCCCGCGGTGCGCCC is a genomic window of Corynebacterium massiliense DSM 45435 containing:
- the lnt gene encoding apolipoprotein N-acyltransferase codes for the protein MARGWLLARCVLAALAGALTYTAYAPFGWWPAAIAGMGLLYAALSPWPRGKRLTLGKAAWVAFVHALCLYLLLLPWIGEMVGAFPYIALAVFLALYALLLGAGGAALARWRYGFVAFPLWYAAVEVLRSSVPFGGFSWVRLAWSQVEGPLAHLMPWGGAVVVTAATVLVGTSIAALIGTLVGVPRAEKARGQALPRFRATAAAGAIVPLAAAMVATMTATASGPDGSSSHHVGEVRAAAVQGNVPRMGLDFNAQRRAVLANHARVTEELAEAEPDLDLVFWPENSSDVNPFADDSAMAMIQKAARRVAAPVLVGTLTRDHVGDRNTMQVFDADGQPGEYHHKKYLQPFGETMPWRDFFAHFSDFVDLAGDFQPGNGPGVVHMAGIPVGVATCYEVSFDDAFRTSVANGAQILTSPTNNATFGFSDMTYQQLAMSRMRAMETDRAVVVAATSGVSAIVHPDGSVTQQSRIFEPKFLAEDLPLRDSLTPAVRFGHTLQVILLILGVGLTAAAVWTTSWKGRVLSRLRK
- a CDS encoding FxsA family protein, with the protein product MVEPTMPVVYFFAYFLLEALAFWAVSSWIGVGWALLVLFVTMFFGMTIAGVEARRIMRSRVRADDKGQLVYSDDKPGRTAGNVGLTMVGGVLLSIPGFVTTIVGLLLILPPTRSLIRTVLAARMFRAIERMGMRVYEATPMAQNHTSFGQFTSARPSQPGARDSSRGSARRRARDEDLVIDEDEIRRWSESADPDDFRPDSDNGRGRGGSGRPSGDTH